In the Telopea speciosissima isolate NSW1024214 ecotype Mountain lineage chromosome 6, Tspe_v1, whole genome shotgun sequence genome, cacagatgaaagaagcaagaagaagaagagagatcacaagagggagagagagaaaccaaaaatgtaggagagagagtgtctgctcaaaaacgtggagagctttttttttttttctttctgcgttttggtcccatatatatattatttggatttaattaaatcctagtaggatttaatagaacccctgtgagagtctgactctctctctctttgtttggcagttctgtttaaactcaaagtgctacacaggtaaagaagcagaatctaatagggaaagtattaattagattctttatttaattattaatggataattacaattagcaccaaatccattaattaaataaagagccacttaaattagtaaattctaaataactccctatatgataacagtttatcatatacaacccccccccactaatcaacaccatcattatggaatctagggcatgtacacatgtactgccaaaccccaatccatagtacatatccatataagagagtttgtgcatctgatcgggtcctgcaaaactcgattAAACACGTTATTGAAAATAACTATAAACAATgcatcattttatgtaaaataaattttgcaaaaccatttccaaaacggcactagatccagatttcgatccaaccatacacagacaatctctatcttggtgttccccgaTCGGGTACTGgtaaccatgttgagtaactccttcactcacaaagcattcacgcattcccaaaacaccggctttgactcgcttgagtctcagtcatagatgaaccaaagaatgcggtcacactttacaatgatagggttccctcaggcaaaggggtATCGacgacacatgtctatcccttcctacatctggcagtagaacatgagggaatcgacaaagtagattcttcgccaatacacacatcaacatgtgagtactcgcattcatacctgacatcacatgtctaggcatacccaatgcgacgaccatatgataagggtgcccagcccaaaccctagtcgtgactaccattttaagtataacttacggacacataatgctcaaaaattttatatcacatgtgataatattaaactaaaatgtataaaagttcaatacaaaggtaaaccgggttgaaccagaccgaaccgggtttgatggacacacatatccaacatgGCAGACTATTTGAAATAGCAGCAAtcattgaggaagaagaagggccagTACCTCagcttctcatacaacctcttcaAGGATCTATAGCGAACTGGGCAAGGGTTGCAGAAAATTTTCACATTGTTGAGTCTAAAGTTGTAGCCAGATCTGGTATAGTCATGTCAGAGTCTGTTTCTGAGTTTGTATTTCCTTTCCTAAAGGAGGTTAGAAACTTCTAGTCTGTTGAGTCTATCTGTACCCCtcctcttatcatgaatgaaattgttgaTTCCGAGTATGACTTGTCTTCTCCCCCTTCTTATTATTCTGAGACGATAATGTCCTTGAACACCACTACTTGTTGGAACAATTGGAGTAAAGAAaggctcaacccgtccgagaggacactCGTCTTGTAAATCTAGGAACTGACCAATGCCCTCGGATGATCAACGTCGGTTCATCTCTCAATAACGAAGAAATATCCCAAATgacctctctcctcaaggaattcgaGGAAGTCTTCGCATGGTCTTATAAAGACATGCCTGGCATCAACCCAAAAATTGTACAGCACAGGCTACCTAAGTATCCAGACGCACGCCCTATCGAGGAGAAACCGAGACGGATGCGGCCGAAATGGAGCGAGAAAATCAGAGAAGAGGTTATCaagcaatggaatgcaggattcctCCAAGTAACTCAATAGCCtcagtggttgtccaatattgttccAGTTCCTAAGAaggatgggaaggtcagaatgtgtgtcaATTTCTGTGACCTAAACAAGGTCAGCCCCAAGGATGATTTCCCATTGCCCCACATCGACATACTAGtcgacaacactgcaggccatgccttgctgtcattcatggatggattctccGGCTATAATAAAATtagcatgtgtccaaaggatcAAGAAAAGACAACcttcaccacaccatggggGATATTTTactataaagtgatgccttttAGGTTAAAGAATGtcggggcaacatatcaaagagcagcTACGGCCATACTGCACGACATGATACATAAATAAGTGgaagtatatgtcgatgatatgatagtcaagtCAACAAATCGGAAAGGTCATTTCACAGCATTAaggaaattctttgaaagaataaatGAGTATAAGTTGAGGTTGAACCCTCAAAAGTGTGTGTTTGGAGCAAGGGCAGGCAAACTATTAGGATTTCTTATCAAtgaaagaggaatagaggtGAATCCTGACAAAATAAAAGCCATCACTGAAATGCCAGCACCAAGGACGGAGAAAGAAGTACGAGGATTCTTAGGCCTATGTAATACAttagcagattcatatctcaCTTAACTGTGTGTGGATCGATTTTCAAACTCCTGAGAAAGAAGGAATCCAAGGAATGGAATGATAAATGTCAGGATGCTTTCATGAAAATCAAGGAGTATTTGGTCCATCCCCCTATACTCGCCCTCCAGTATTGGGTGAACGAGTACAAAAACATTGCAACAATCACTTGTAATTGGCCTTGTAGGTCATTTCCCTTCATCAAAAAAGTTTCCAGCGAGAGAACAGGCTCAGACGGAAGCAGATCCAATCAAAGAACTAGTAGATCCCAAACAAAGAGTTTGATTCTACTGtcgaagaggaagagaaaggccTATTCCACCAACTACTCTTTCTCAACTTTAGGGATATTTCATACTTCTTCCAACTACAGTATGGAGCAAAGGAAAGCTTAAGAACTACATGATTCAACCACTCGTCCCTCTGGAAACAGAAAGactaaaatgaaaacaaaaagaaaggacGGGAGGTTCATTAGTAATGAGCTTTAAGCCTAGAACGTAGGAAATGTCGATAGGATCAATGATGGCTCAGATTGACCAAATTGATGGAGAAGAACATGCAATCTACTACTTAAGCAGGAAATTGCAAGAGTACGAAACCCGCTATACTCCAATGGAGAAGACCTGTACCTCTTTAGTCTGGGTGACTAAAAGATTGAGACATTACATGATCTCACATCCTATCAAGCTTGTTTcaaggatggatccaatcaaatatCTTTTTGAGAAGCCAGCATTGACTAGAAGGATGGCCAGATGGCTATTGTTACtgtcagaatttgacataacgtatgtcaatcaaaaatccataaaagggcgagcaatctcaAATCACTTAGCAGCACATCCTATAGGGTCAGATCCATGACCAACAGAGGAttccttcccagatgaagaCTTGTGTTTTGTAAGAAGGCTAAGAAGAAGAATGGCAGTTGTATTTCGATGGAGCTGCAAATCAAAAAGGGTTTGGGGCAGGAGTGTTACTTGTAACCCCAGAAGGCCTCTACTTACCAATGGCCTTCCGTCTGGAGTTCAGTTGCACCAATAACATTACAGAATATGAAGCTTGTGCCATGGGTCTGGAAATAGCATTATCTGTGGGAGTAGAAAGGATTAAAGTCTTCGGAGATTCCTCGATCGTGATCTGTCAAACCCAAAGGAAATGGAAGACTAGAGATGAAAAATTAAAGTCTTATCAAGTACATTTGGAGCAGATGGctaaatatttcaaaaaaatctcTTTCGAATATTTACCCAGAGATAGCAATCGGTTTGCGGATGCCTTGGCTACTCTAGcctccatggtagaatgtgatccTCAAGCTAAAATCCGactttttttgttgaaaaaagaAGGGCCCAGCTTACGGAGAGCCAGTTAATCTACTCATGGAGGATGGAAGGCTCTGGTATGCATCGGTAATTGATTATATCAAAGAAAGGAAGTACCCTGAATACTTCACAGAGGGAAAGAAAAAGCACTTGcaaaaatatgctactcaattcattctCCAAGGAAGCCTGCTGTATAAAAGGTCTTACGATGGCATTCAATTGCTATGCGTAGATAAGGAACAAACTCAGATTGTTATGGAAGAAATTCATCAAGGAATTTGCAAACCGCATATGAATGCAAAGATGCTCGCTAAGAAGATCCTCAGAATGGGGTATTATTAGGCAACAATGGAAGCTGACTGTGCTACTTTTGTTAAGAGATGCCACCAATGtcagatatttgccaatatcATAGACATTCCTCCTACAGAGTTGCATTCGCTAAATGCCCCAtggccattttctacttggggaattGACGTGATTGGGAAGATAAACGAAACGCTTCTAATGGTCATGAGTTCGTATTAGTCGCTATCGACTATTTTACAAAGTGGGTGGAGGTTCAATCTTATGTGGTCCTAACCACTGCTAAggtagcaaagttcataaaagaaaatatcatCTGCAGATATGGTGTACCTCAACAATTGATTTCggatcaaggcttgcatttctgAGGAAAGGTGGCAGAGCTTTGTACCAAATATGGCATAAAAAGGCATAAGTCCACTACCTATAGGCCTCAAACCAATGGAGCAGTGGAAGCAACTAGCAAAAATGTGGAAGTCATATTGCAGAAGATGGCAAATGCACACAATGACTGGCCCGAGAAGCTTCCATTAGCTTTATGGGCTTACCGGACATCAATTCGGACCTCAACTCGGGTAACTTCGTATTCTTTAGTATGTGGGGTAGAGGCCGTTTTACCTATGGAAATTCATATTCATTCCCTTCGAGTACTGTTTGACAGTCAACTaccagaaggagaatggatgagATCTAGATATGAAGCACTCAATCTCTTGgatgaaaagagaatgaaaGCTATGGATAACCTccagaaatatcagcaaaggaTGGCTAGAGCATTCAACAAAGGGGTACGCCCTCAGAATATTGAAGAGGGAGATTTGGTTTTGAGAGAGCAAAGGGCCCTGATAcatgacccaagaggaaaattctgacccaattggagtggtcCTTACAAGGTAAAAGCAATATTGTCAGGCAAAGCAGTACATCTCATTgaccttgatggagaagatcttcgagGATTGGTCAACACTTGGATCAACTAAAGAAATACTTCGTCTAAACTCTTTGATCGTCTTGAACTatgttcgacctgattcctctcaagggatacgtaggcaactcggcATGTGCGAGTGCGGtctcacaaaaagaaaaaaaagaagagggtaatGTGTTCGTCCATTCCGTAACCCTGCCAATCGGCATCCCCTATAAATATGGTAgatctcgccatttggccttcaaaATCCATTCTTTTGACCTATAGTGTACCTAGGGTTACTAGGGGCTGGTTACTAACTGAAGACTTACTAATGTCCAGGGTACTAACAGGATTCTTAATGCAGGTATTATGCGAGGACCGAAGAAAGAAGGGTTGGATGAACAATTACATCAATGGACCCTCCGTATGAATGGTCCTACATTATTGGATGACATCAAGTTGCCAATACTTGGGAGAATTAGAtgtttcaagcttcatcatgaTCTACTCCGAGAAGCATATAAATGTTGGGATCCTTAATTGCATATCTTCCATTTTGGAAAAATCAATATAGCCCCAATTGCTGAAGAATTTTGGGCTTGCATGTTAACATCTCCTCATGGAAGACTATTACTCCCGATCATGCAAAAGGAACAACTTCTCAAAATTCTAGAAGGTTTCTTCATCATGaacaagagagagataaagcaaattctcaattatgacaaagTGGATATGTTGAAGGTAGTGAAAATCTTCAGCAACAACAGAGCTGAAGAAGAAGGTCGGGTTCAATGCAGAAAGAATGCATATCTCTTTTGTATGATTGGGAAATACCTCTTGACAACTGCAGGAAAAGACATGTCTCCAATGATTGCAGAAGTTGTTAAGTAacttgaagaaggatgcgacatcgttCCTACAATATTGGCAGAGACTTTTAAAGGATTCGATATCATGTGCCATTCTCAGAAATATGAAACAGACTTCTTTTATGGGTCTCCAGCAGTTTTCCAGATGTGGCTAATAGAGAAGTTAAGGTTGGTGGAACCAATCCCATGTCCTCATCTCCAACCTATACACTATCAAACGAGAAGGGAAACTCAAGAATTTCATAAAATCCAAGATTGGAAGGATTACCTGAATAAGAGGAATGCTCAAGAAATCTAGTGGGACTGTCATTGGATGAAGACCAAGATGGAAGTATCAGAGGCGCCAGGGTGCAACTACATAAGGctcatgggtttaactcataCCAGTTTTTATGTCCCCTCTTTGGTATCTCCAAAACAGAAGCAATTTAAGTTGAAGAATTTTAAAGCTCCAGAGGCTTTGACTCAAGAAATAGTGATTCTGCTATCGGACATGTGGTGGAAAAATATTGTAAACAAGTGATATCGGTTTGATGTTTGAATTGCCTTTTCATTTTCCATGTAATTGAACCAGTTATCAATGAAAACTTGTGCCTCTAGAGAAAAGAGAAGTCATTTTGGTATTATGGTACAAATgtatatacattaaaaaaaaaaaaaaaacaaaaaaatgtgtACAAAATCAGACAAGTAATCATAATAATTCAttccaagaaataaaaaaaaatgtatgtatAGTACATAAAATAAATCATGGAAGAAAATCATCCACTGCGAGGCTCGTATCCTCAGTACCATTGCTAGCTAACCGTTGGGCCTCAATCTCGGCCTGAGCACGTGCAAGCTCGGTCTGATATCTCTCAAATTCCCCCTGGTGGAATGCAGCCTGGGTCctctgaaaaagaaagaaaataaataatgagcatagaaaaaaaaaactaaaaaggaagAAGGGGAATGTATATAAATGAAACTCACCCAATAATGCATCATGTCCACCCTGGAAATGATGACCTCGTCCATGCTAGCCATCATACGCCGCATATCAACATACCAAGTAGCGgtcacctaaaaaaaaaaaaaagggggagagagaaagagaaagaataaggaTTATCATCTTCCAaacataaataatatatatatatatatatataaatatctaCTTACCCCATCATACGAAAGTGGAAGACCTAGGTCGCAGTTGGGAGAGTTGGGAAGTCCCAACTGGATCTCGGGCCTACCCGGCTCGGTATGCCTGGTGAACCACGGACGGTAGGAGGGAATGTGATCATCCATATCAGCTAGCCTCAAAGGAGGGACCCCACCAGAAGTCCCTGCCTCAGAGTCTGCCCCTACCGTCCGAGAGGCATGAGAAGATTGCCCACGGTCGAAGCTCCCAGGGTAAAGAGGGCGATCAGGGTACTGCAAAAAAAACCAGAGCCAAGTTAAGATGTttcaacaagaaaataaaaagagagagagagagatagataataAATGACGAAATCATACCTGAGGGCCCTCAGGGGTGAGAGGGACGCAGACGATCTCCCTGAAAAGGAAGATGCGATAGTCCACGTCAGCTGAAACCAGGTGTGCCGTTGGCTCGCCAACCCTCCAATACTGGATCTCCTCCAGCTGAGATGGAGCGTGCATGCGAGCTGGAGGGAGATAAGGGATGAGTCTCACCTCGGACCACTGCAGGGACGGCCGCTCCCCCAGATAGAAAGAAAACCCCCACGGACCTCAAAGAGGATCCATCGAGAGTAGAGAGTGGAGGCCCGAGCAAACAAGTCCGGCTCGGGGAGGTACTCCAGAAGATAAGGGCGAAGGGAGACCTATTGAGCCAAGAATAagtaaaataatttgaaatcaacactaagagaaagagagagaagcttgAACTTACATCCTCGAGCCGCAGCTCGTTCAGAAGACTGTGAACAGAGGATAGGTCCTTGTGGCGGCCGCTCTTCAAAAGAATTGCCTTAGCCCATCACTTGGCCCTAGGGAAGGTAACGCCCCGGTCCTCTCCAGCCTTAAAGGAGGGAATTCGAAAGTGTAGAATCTCATAGATCCATGTCTGCAAGGAATAAAAAGAAACCAATAAGTAAAGTTAGACAATAATAATGGAAAGGAATAAataactcaaaataaaaaaataataataataataaaaaagactCACCCAGATGACATAGGAGCACCCGATGAGGTTTGGGGAACCCAGGACTAAGAAGTCCATCATGTAGAGGAGGTGGGCATAAGCTGAACCTCCCCAATAATACCCCGCTACGAGGTCGAAGTCCTCAAAGAACCAACAGAAGGCGAGGTCTGCAACCACCGACCCAATCATGTCACTGAAGACGACCTCGGCCAgtaggaagagaagaaagcacTGAGCCATCTGGTCATGCTCCACAGGGGGCAACTAGTCCGTCACACCCTTGCTGCGCCAGAAGTCCCTCATGGTGGTGGTAGAGATATCCCTCCTCGTGACCCAAATCCCAGTCATACGCTCGAAGTACCTGAGGCAATCCGGGGACTCCACCTGATCCTCGACGGTCAACACTACAAGCATCCCTCCAAAGGGAAGCCCCgtaatcatataaaaattgaGATgtgtgatggtcacctctccCAGTGGTAGGTGGAAGgtgtgggtgctcggccaccacctctccaccAGTGCCTGAACTGTCAGGCTATCCAAATCTCGAACGGAGGATGCGGCGATATGCCCCAATCCAATCCACTGTACCCTGGACTGTACCTTAGGGCAAAGCTGCCTATACCATGCAAGCACCTTCTCGGCACAGCATTATTTCTTCGGCATCGGAAGGGTTTTTCCCTGCAAgaacataagaaagagaaagaatgattAGATTCggataaataaagaaaaaaagatataaataatcaaaagaaagcAGTGGATAAACTTAAAAATGCCGAGggtggtattttagggttttgccttgatttatgTGCGTAAAAAAACCTAGGGTGGTATTTTAAGggtttgcctcgatttgcatgccaaaagatacatAAGGAGGTATCTGATGGTCTTGTCtcaatttacgtgcctaaaatgcATAGGGtggtattttaggattttgcctcgatttgcatgccaaaagatacctaggGTGATATCTGATGGCCTTGTCTCGATTTACGTATCTAAAAATGCCTAGggtggtattttagggttttgcttcGATTTGCATGCTAAAAGATAACTAgggtggtatctgatggcttgtctcaatttgcatgcctaaaaatccCTAAGgtgatattttagggttttgcctcaatttgcatgccaaaagatacctagggtggtatctgaTTGCCTTGTCTCAATTTACATGCCTAAAATGTCTAGggtggtattttagggttttacctcgatttacgtgccaaaagatacttatggtggtatctgatggccctgtctcgatttgcatgcctaaaaatgcttagggtggtattttagggtttcgcctcgatttacatgcctaaaaatgcctaggGTGGTATTTTAGGGTCttgtctcgatttgcatgccaaaaatacctagggtggtatctgatggctttgtctcgatttgcatgcctaaaaatgcctaggATGGTATTTTAGAGTTTTTCCTCGATTTACGTGCTAAAAGatacctagggtggtatctaatggccttgtctcgatttgcgtgcctaaaaagcCTAGGgtgatattttagggttttgccttgatttgcatgccaaaagatatctaGGGTGGTATCAGATGGCTCTGTCTcgatttgcgtgcctaaaaatgcctagggtggtattttaaggttttgcctcgatttgtatACTAAAAGatacctaaggtggtatctaacGGCCCCGCATCGATTTGCGTACCTTAAGGGTTCATGACAGTAATTAATGATCCTACTTTGTTATCTAACAAATGCTACATtgaaataactaaataaatacaaataatAAAGATAGGATAAATGTACTTACCTCCTGCGACTCCCCCCAGGCGGTGCAGCAGCTGTGTTGAGCAATGTCCCTCAGAGTCGCCCCGGATGGGTACCAGCCCGCCCGATCGTTCGTATTGGTTGTACACAGCAATGGACCATGCGAAGATTGCCGAGGACGTCTGCGGAGAGCCATGGAGGAGTCTCGCTCgaaaataggaagaaaacacaaaaactGGCAGAGTCTGGCAACGAAACAGGGTAAGGTTTATAAGGGGAGgccccctttatttataaactaACACAGCCGTTACCACAGCGTCGTCGAACCCTCCACGGCACCATGGAAagtcctccacggtgccgtggaggactcCCCAAGGAGCCGTGGTCTTGGCCACAGTGTCGTGGGCATGGCGCCGTGGCAAGGCTGTGCCGCCACTCCATGGTGCCATGGTGACCCCCACACAGTGTCGTggtccaaaaaaaattaataataataataataataaataataaaataaaataaaataataaaatatttaaaaaataataaaataatatatatatatatacctgcATACATATACACAAGGGCCCTGATTTTCGGCACCGCAAGTTTCTTGGCAGATGCTCCCAtaaatttgatttctctttcgaggattatcgaaagatttcaccGTGATTAATCATATGAATTTTTCCTTTGTGGTTTATCAAAGGATTTTATTACGATTAACTGCCTGtttgattcctttcttttgaggtttatcaaaagatttcaaTGCATGGTTTTCTGCAACTCTGctgcctttgagcaaagcgtcagcagtacatgctcttggtgacgaAATCAGTTAGTCTTTTGTCTTTTCCCTTCAGTTGTTGGCACaagcctcggccaaagaggggcaaactgtagacactgaaattttgccaccagccctggcaatgatgacaacaggacacggatgAGAAACATCGCACCAATACCCCCTGAAAAGCCCAAGAAAACAAGGCCCACAAGTCCAACATGCCCAAAACAACAAAGAAGCCCATTTAAGGCCCAAAAGGTGTGAGGAGTAACATacactgtccacggcgccgtggtcAGTCCTCCACGGCACTGTGGAGGCCTCCCCCGACAGTGTGGCAAAAAACCATGCCATGGGAGGCTATGACGTCACCCTGATGACGTCGCCCACGCCGCTGTGGAGGACCTATACGTCGCCGTGGATgtgggacaccccctataaataga is a window encoding:
- the LOC122665661 gene encoding uncharacterized protein LOC122665661 — encoded protein: MSIGSMMAQIDQIDGEEHAIYYLSRKLQEYETRYTPMEKTCTSLVWVTKRLRHYMISHPIKLVSRMDPIKYLFEKPALTRRMARWLLLLSEFDITQLPEGEWMRSRYEALNLLDEKRMKAMDNLQKYQQRMARAFNKGVVKIFSNNRAEEEGRVQCRKNAYLFCMIGKYLLTTAGKDMSPMIAEVVK